From Aedes albopictus strain Foshan chromosome 1, AalbF5, whole genome shotgun sequence, one genomic window encodes:
- the LOC109402929 gene encoding aminopeptidase N-like → MWKVFVPLAVFVIASSACPLEVASIREFDSYRLPNKTIPTHYDLYLDTNVHLDDLDYSGNVKIRILVLESTSEIVLHSTRSIIVNLELRNNDQLPIALKGFDFDADKQFLIVDTKEILPAGSSYVLDIDFSNSLDRTDAAGFYRSSYVNSEGVTKYLGLTQFESTDARSAFPCYDEPGIKTTYSVQIACGVEYTARANAPALGIQLLPGGKKLTTFQTTPRMQTYLVAFLVSDFASERQVVSQPHQIAVSTFARPTASHLLTYSVDASVRFLRELEIYFDQTYAMSKIDNAAIANVDFAAGAMENWGLVTYRESTILFDPETQGESQQLSVVGIVGHEYAHQFFGNLLAPQWWSYLWLNEGFARLYQYYVSEFSHPELNMRDRFASVREGALSTDASATVRPMTHYVETRGEISRLFDNIAYAKGKIKART, encoded by the exons ATGTGGAAAGTATTTGTGCCGCTGGCAGTGTTTGTGATAGCTTCATCGGCATGTCCGCTGGAAGTTGCAAGTATTCGCGAGTTCGATAGTTACCGCCTTCCGAATAAAACCATCCCAACGCACTATGATCTGTATCTGGATACAAACGTACACCTGGATGATTTGGATTACAGTGGTAATGTGAAGATCAGAATTCTAGTGCTGGAGAGCACATCGGAGATCGTGCTCCATAGTACGCGTAGTATCATTGTAAATTTGGAGTTACGCAACAACGATCAGTTGCCGATTGCTTTGAAGGGTTTCGACTTTGATGCGGATAAACAGTTCTTGATCGTTGATACGAAGGAAATTCTGCCAGCTGGATCCAGCTACGTATTGGACATTGATTTCTCCAACAGCCTCGACCGTACTGATGCCGCCGGGTTCTACCGATCGTCCTACGTCAACTCAGAGGGTGTCACCAA GTACCTTGGCCTGACACAGTTCGAGTCGACCGATGCGCGATCGGCTTTCCCTTGCTACGATGAACCGGGGATCAAGACTACCTACAGCGTGCAGATCGCCTGCGGCGTAGAGTACACCGCTAGGGCCAACGCCCCAGCTCTAGGAATTCAGCTTTT ACCCGGAGGTAAGAAGCTTACCACATTCCAAACGACCCCACGAATGCAGACCTACCTGGTGGCATTCCTGGTTTCGGACTTCGCCAGCGAACGTCAGGTCGTGTCCCAGCCTCACCAGATTGCCGTCTCCACGTTTGCTCGACCAACCGCCAGCCACCTGCTGACGTACTCCGTGGACGCTTCGGTGCGGTTCCTGCGGGAGCTGGAGATCTACTTCGACCAAACGTACGCCATGTCCAAGATCGATAACGCAGCCATCGCCAACGTTGACTTCGCTGCCGGTGCCATGGAGAACTGGGGTCTGGTGACGTACCGCGAGTCGACCATTCTGTTCGATCCGGAAACCCAGGGCGAAAGCCAACAACTTTCCGTCGTTGGAATCGTGGGGCACGAATATGCCCATCAGTTCTTTGGCAATCTGTTGGCGCCGCAGTGGTGGTCATACCTCTGGCTGAACGAGGGCTTCGCTCGGCTTTACCAGTACTACGTGTCGGAGTTC AGTCACCCGGAGTTGAATATGCGCGATCGCTTCGCATCTGTACGGGAAGGTGCTTTGAGCACCGATGCCAGCGCAACGGTTCGTCCGATGACTCACTACGTGGAAACTCGGGGGGAAATCAGCAGACTGTTCGATAACATTGCATACGCCAAAGGTAAGATCAAAGCTCGAACATAA